TCGACGGGGTTCATCGTGGCCATCAAGCGGTGTTGCAAGCCGCGAGGGATTTGGCCCGGTCCGGTGACGGACTGGCGGTGGTGGTCACCTTCGACCCACACCCGCGGCGAGTTCTGACACCGGAGCAAAGTCCGGCGCTCCTGCAATCGATTCCCCAAAAGCTCTCGGTCCTGGAGTCGTTGGGGATGGATGCCGTTTGGCTGATTTCGTTCGACTTGGCCTTCAGCCGCATTGAGGGATTGGATTTCCTCAACATCATGAAATCGGGATTTGGGAGGTTGAGGGCGGTTTTTTTAGGTTCGGATTTTCATTTTGGACACAAGCGTTCGGGCAATGCCACCGTGCTGGAGCGTTGGGGGGCCAGGGAAGGGGTTGAGGCATGCGCAGTGGCCTCCGTGTCCTGCGCAGGAGGGACGGTGAGCAGCACGCGGGTGAGGGAAGCCGTCTCGGGGGGGCAATTGGACGGGGCGGCGGCGATGCTGGGGCGTCCGTTCGAACTTGCGGGTTGGGTGCGCCGGGGGGATCAGGTCGGGCGCAAGCTCGGTTTCCCGACGGCCAATCTGGAGATTGAGGGAAGGGTGCATCCACCGCGGGGAGTTTACGCGGCCCGCTGCCGGCATGAAGGACGATGGCTCGGCGCGGCGGTGAACATCGGGTTGCGGCCCACGCTGACCGTGCCGACGCCGCACTTGCAGATTGAGGCTCACCTTCTGGACTGGGAAGGGGACTGCTATGAGAAGGAACTTCGGTTGGAATTCCTGAAAAGAATTCGGGACGAACAACGATTTGAAAGCACTGAGGAACTCCGGCGGCAAATCGCGTCGGACATCG
This region of Verrucomicrobiota bacterium genomic DNA includes:
- a CDS encoding bifunctional riboflavin kinase/FAD synthetase is translated as MRVFGQPSELDAGGREVCAAIGMFDGVHRGHQAVLQAARDLARSGDGLAVVVTFDPHPRRVLTPEQSPALLQSIPQKLSVLESLGMDAVWLISFDLAFSRIEGLDFLNIMKSGFGRLRAVFLGSDFHFGHKRSGNATVLERWGAREGVEACAVASVSCAGGTVSSTRVREAVSGGQLDGAAAMLGRPFELAGWVRRGDQVGRKLGFPTANLEIEGRVHPPRGVYAARCRHEGRWLGAAVNIGLRPTLTVPTPHLQIEAHLLDWEGDCYEKELRLEFLKRIRDEQRFESTEELRRQIASDIEAVRRLV